A region of the Campylobacter cuniculorum DSM 23162 = LMG 24588 genome:
TTTTTTTGCTTCTTTTTTTACAAAAATTTTTGCCTTTGGCTTTGATGAGAAAACCATAGCTTTAGCCTCTCCTTTGGTGGCGATTAATTTTTGGTATTTATTTTTTATTTTTATTGTAACCTTTCTTGGAGCGATTTTAAATTATAAGCAAAAATTTTTTATCACTTCTTTTTCGGCAGCTTTGTTCAATCTAGCCATAGTGATTGCAGCCTTTTTTGTGGATAAAAACACGCCTCAAACCACTCTTTATTATTTTTCTTATGCAACGGTTTTAAGTGGAGTGGCACAGCTTATTTTGCATATTTTAGTGCTTTGGAGAAATCCTGTGATTAAAGCCATGACTCTTTCTATAAAATTAAAAAGATTTAGAGTTAAACTCAAATCTTTTTATCATAATTTTTTCCACGGGGTTTTGGGTTCAAGTGCTACGCAATTGAGCTCACTTTTAGATACAAGCATTGCAAGTTTTTTAATCACCGGAAGCATTTCTTATCTTTATTATGCTAATCGTGTCTTTCAACTCCCTTTGGCTCTATTTGCCATAGCTTTAACGCAAGTTAGTTTTCCTAAAATTTTAAAACATCTTAAAAGCAATCAAGAAAATTTGGCTTTAAATTTTATGCGTAAAGCCTTAGGAGTTTTAGCGATATTCTTGCTCCTTGCAATGATTATTGGAATGGTATTTTCTGTTGAAATTTCACAGCTTTTATTTCAAAGAGGAAATTTCACAAAAGAAGATACCTTAATCACAGCTTATGTTTTAATCGCTTATCTTGTCGGACTCTTGCCTTTTGGTCTGCAAAAACTTCTCTCCCTTTGGCTCTATGCAAAATTCAAGCAAAAAATCGCCGCTTCAATTGCGTTTAAATCCTTAATCCTAAGTGCTTTTTGTTCCATTGCTTTAATCTTTGTCATTGAGGATGAAAATTTAAAAGTTTTAGCCGTTGCTCTATCGAGTTCTTTAAGTGCTTTTTATCTGCTTTTTGCTAATATTAAAGAATTTGGTTTGAGACGTTTTTTTGACCTAATTTCTTGGAAATTGAGTGTTTTAACGTGTTTGTTTTTAAGTCTTTTTGGAATTTTATTGTTTGAATTTAAAGGACTGATGATTGGTATTTTAATAGAAATTTTTATAAAAATTAAAGGAATATTTTAATGAAACTTTTAGATAGTATTTTAAAAGAAAAAATCAAACTTGAAAAAACACAGCTTAATATTTATCTTTGCGGACCCACAGTTTATGATGATGCCCATTTAGGACATGCAAGAAGTAGCGTTTGTTTTGACCTTTTAAGACGCACTTTAAAGGCTCTAGGATACAAAGTTAAATTTGCTAGAAATTACACAGATATTGATGATAAAATTCTTAAAAAAATGCAAGAAAGTGGCAAGAATTTAGAGGAACTTAGTGAATTTTATATTTTAAATTATGAAAAAGATATGGAGGCTTTAAATGTTTTAGATCCTGATTTTAAACCTCGAGCCACGCATTATATTAAAGAAATGTTAATCTTAATCACAAAGCTTTACAATCAAGGCTTTGCTTATATTTTAGAAGATGGAATTTATTTTGATACAAGCAAAGATAAAGAATATTTGAGTCTTTCAAAAAGAACTTTAGAGCAAAATCAAAGCCGCTTAGAGAATTTTGCAAACAAAAAAAATGAGAGCGATTTTGTGCTGTGGAAATTTGATGAAAATTTTTATGAAAGCGAATTTGGCAAGGGAAGACCGGGTTGGCATACAGAATGCGTTGCGATGATTGAAGCTTTGTTTAAGAATCAATGTGATATCCACGCGGGGGGAGCTGATCTTTTATTTCCTCATCATGAAAATGAAGCTTCTCAATGCCGTTGTGCAA
Encoded here:
- the murJ gene encoding murein biosynthesis integral membrane protein MurJ, whose amino-acid sequence is MKSLVFKNFIINALGILFSRILGLARDVLIALFLGAGLYSDIFFVALKMPAFFRRIFAEGAFGQSFLPNFVKARKKGAFCVSVLLQFGFVVFLFCMFVSFFASFFTKIFAFGFDEKTIALASPLVAINFWYLFFIFIVTFLGAILNYKQKFFITSFSAALFNLAIVIAAFFVDKNTPQTTLYYFSYATVLSGVAQLILHILVLWRNPVIKAMTLSIKLKRFRVKLKSFYHNFFHGVLGSSATQLSSLLDTSIASFLITGSISYLYYANRVFQLPLALFAIALTQVSFPKILKHLKSNQENLALNFMRKALGVLAIFLLLAMIIGMVFSVEISQLLFQRGNFTKEDTLITAYVLIAYLVGLLPFGLQKLLSLWLYAKFKQKIAASIAFKSLILSAFCSIALIFVIEDENLKVLAVALSSSLSAFYLLFANIKEFGLRRFFDLISWKLSVLTCLFLSLFGILLFEFKGLMIGILIEIFIKIKGIF
- the cysS gene encoding cysteine--tRNA ligase, whose translation is MKLLDSILKEKIKLEKTQLNIYLCGPTVYDDAHLGHARSSVCFDLLRRTLKALGYKVKFARNYTDIDDKILKKMQESGKNLEELSEFYILNYEKDMEALNVLDPDFKPRATHYIKEMLILITKLYNQGFAYILEDGIYFDTSKDKEYLSLSKRTLEQNQSRLENFANKKNESDFVLWKFDENFYESEFGKGRPGWHTECVAMIEALFKNQCDIHAGGADLLFPHHENEASQCRCANHYRLAKIWLHNGFVNINGEKMSKSLNNSFFVKDALKEVSGEHLRFYLLSVHYRANFNYSLEDLRACKKRLDKFYRLKKRLVMGEIRDFNQQNISFQSEIAKEILEILSDDLNISKALAVLDEFIINANLKLDAQTKNKFLKQELKQGLCELSQIFGFGFLDENLYFQWGISEEQKAMIEEKIQARYKAKKNKDFKQADAIRNDLAELGISLLDTPNGTLWECIN